One Candidatus Dormiibacterota bacterium genomic window carries:
- a CDS encoding oligopeptide/dipeptide ABC transporter ATP-binding protein — protein sequence MEAAGAPTLKPGESTLRPVLVAGGAAPLLRVRGLCTYFPVRRGLLQRTIGHIKAVDGVDLAVKQGETLGLVGESGCGKSTLGRTILRLIEPTAGTIEFEGKDITKISRRPMKKVRADLQMIFQDPIGSLNPRMSIGDIVGEGLLVHGVRRRRRRENIVREVLMKVGLRPEYLNRYPHEFSGGQRQRIGIARALALNPKMIVADEPVSALDVSIQSQVLNLMVELRREFNLTYIFVAHNLAVVAYISDRIAVMYLGKIVELAASQELYDRPLHPYTQSLLSAIPNPDPGHRRERIKLTGDVPSPYNPPSGCHFRTRCPLARAKGTQNGICAEEEPPLKEWRSGHFAACHFAGETA from the coding sequence ATGGAAGCAGCCGGCGCCCCGACCCTGAAGCCTGGTGAGAGCACACTTCGTCCCGTGCTCGTGGCTGGGGGCGCCGCGCCCTTGCTGCGTGTGCGCGGGTTGTGCACCTACTTTCCTGTCCGCCGCGGCTTGCTGCAGCGCACCATCGGCCACATCAAGGCTGTCGACGGTGTCGACCTGGCGGTCAAGCAGGGCGAGACGCTCGGGTTGGTAGGCGAGTCGGGGTGCGGCAAGTCCACGCTGGGCCGGACGATCCTGCGGCTGATCGAGCCCACCGCCGGGACGATCGAGTTCGAGGGCAAGGACATCACGAAGATCTCGAGGCGCCCCATGAAGAAGGTGCGCGCGGACCTGCAGATGATCTTCCAGGACCCGATCGGCTCGCTGAACCCCAGGATGTCGATCGGCGACATCGTCGGTGAAGGCCTGCTCGTGCATGGCGTCCGCCGGCGTCGACGGCGCGAGAATATCGTCCGTGAGGTGCTGATGAAGGTCGGGCTCCGGCCCGAGTACCTGAACCGTTACCCGCATGAGTTCTCGGGCGGCCAGCGGCAGCGTATCGGCATTGCGCGGGCCCTCGCCCTCAACCCGAAAATGATCGTCGCCGACGAACCGGTCTCGGCCCTCGACGTCTCGATCCAGTCGCAGGTTCTCAACCTGATGGTCGAGCTGAGACGCGAGTTCAATCTGACCTACATCTTCGTCGCCCACAACCTGGCGGTCGTCGCCTATATCAGCGATCGGATCGCGGTGATGTACCTGGGCAAGATCGTGGAACTAGCGGCCTCCCAGGAACTCTACGATCGACCACTGCATCCCTACACCCAGTCGCTGCTGTCGGCGATTCCCAACCCGGATCCGGGCCACCGGCGCGAACGGATCAAGCTCACCGGGGATGTGCCAAGTCCGTACAACCCGCCCTCGGGATGCCACTTTCGGACCCGCTGCCCGCTGGCTCGGGCCAAGGGGACCCAGAACGGGATCTGCGCCGAAGAGGAGCCGCCGCTCAAGGAATGGCGGAGCGGTCACTTCGCGGCCTGCCACTTCGCCGGCGAAACGGCGTAG
- a CDS encoding ABC transporter ATP-binding protein — MADLLRVVNLETHFRTGDGIVRAVDGISFSIPQGETMGLVGESGCGKSVTALSIMRLLDYPGEIAGGRVIFEGKDLTELEMDDMRKIRGSDIAMIFQEPMTSLNPVYTVGDQIAEAVQLHMKLSRADSWKRAIEMLDLVRIPSPERRVKDYPHHMSGGMRQRVMIAMALSCDPKLLIADEPTTALDVTIQAQILDLMRDLQARLKTSILLITHDLGVVAEMCKDVAVMYAGQIVEQTNVQTLFESPQMPYTEGLMKSIPRLGMSQDAKLAVIRGTVPNPLRWPAGCRFAPRCDYRFDKCAKQPPLFELGDQRAACWLVESGRRKVSTVIEAMPSKSSAARSDAGRTSGSTAEA, encoded by the coding sequence ATGGCTGACCTGCTTCGCGTCGTCAATCTCGAAACCCACTTCCGCACCGGGGACGGTATCGTGCGGGCGGTCGACGGCATCTCGTTTTCGATTCCGCAGGGCGAGACCATGGGGCTGGTCGGTGAGTCAGGCTGCGGCAAGAGCGTGACGGCCCTGAGCATCATGCGACTGCTCGACTACCCCGGCGAGATCGCGGGCGGGCGCGTCATCTTCGAGGGCAAGGACCTCACCGAGCTGGAGATGGACGACATGCGCAAGATCCGCGGCTCCGACATCGCGATGATCTTCCAGGAGCCCATGACGTCCCTCAACCCGGTCTACACGGTGGGCGACCAGATCGCGGAGGCCGTGCAGCTGCACATGAAGCTCTCCCGCGCTGATTCCTGGAAACGGGCCATCGAGATGCTCGACCTGGTCCGGATTCCCTCCCCCGAGCGCCGGGTCAAAGACTACCCGCACCACATGTCCGGTGGCATGCGGCAACGCGTCATGATCGCGATGGCGCTGTCCTGCGACCCCAAGCTGCTGATCGCGGACGAGCCCACGACGGCGCTTGACGTCACCATCCAGGCGCAGATCCTCGACCTGATGCGGGACCTGCAGGCCCGCCTCAAGACCTCGATTCTCCTGATCACCCACGACCTGGGCGTCGTGGCCGAGATGTGCAAAGACGTAGCCGTCATGTACGCCGGGCAGATCGTCGAGCAGACAAACGTCCAGACGCTGTTCGAGTCGCCGCAGATGCCCTACACCGAGGGGTTGATGAAATCCATCCCCCGACTGGGGATGAGCCAGGACGCCAAGCTTGCGGTCATTCGCGGGACGGTTCCCAATCCGCTACGGTGGCCGGCCGGTTGCCGGTTTGCCCCACGCTGCGACTACCGCTTCGACAAGTGCGCCAAGCAGCCGCCGCTGTTCGAACTGGGTGACCAGAGGGCAGCCTGCTGGCTGGTCGAGTCGGGCCGGCGAAAAGTCTCGACCGTGATCGAGGCGATGCCGAGCAAGTCGTCTGCTGCGCGGTCCGATGCGGGCCGGACCAGCGGGTCGACGGCCGAGGCCTGA
- a CDS encoding MFS transporter: protein MLKGKLWRHRDFLKLWTGETVSQFGSQVTFLAVPTVAILILHAGPFQVGVLSALEFLAFPTLGLVAGVYADRLRRRPIMIACDFGRMVAIGSIPAAYLLNLLTLEQLYIVALVTGVCTVFFDVSYQSYLPALVDRPNLLEGNTKLEISRSTAQVAGPAVAGFLIQWIGGARAVAVDALSFLLSALALIAIKTPEPQPKPSTASGAIGFIPEVKEGLEVVFKNPLLWRIAGCTATTNLGSNIIFGAVFLVFAYRRLHLSAAEVGIVFAVGSVGGLIGAFLAAWVARRLGIGPTLGGSIAVGGLALLATPVALVAPPVPVLAALGFLEGLTGPIYNISQVSLRQAITPDRVQGRMNATMRTIVWGTIPIGAFVGGILGTSIGLVQTIVLGGILSLLAALWIFLGPVIRLKEQPAPVTA, encoded by the coding sequence ATGCTGAAGGGTAAGCTCTGGCGGCACCGGGACTTCCTCAAACTTTGGACCGGCGAAACGGTCAGCCAGTTCGGAAGCCAGGTGACGTTCCTGGCCGTTCCCACCGTGGCGATCCTGATCCTGCACGCGGGCCCCTTCCAGGTTGGGGTACTGTCGGCACTCGAGTTCCTGGCCTTTCCCACCCTGGGCCTGGTCGCCGGCGTCTACGCCGATCGGCTTCGGCGCCGCCCGATCATGATCGCCTGCGACTTCGGCCGCATGGTGGCCATCGGGTCGATCCCCGCCGCCTACCTGCTCAACCTCCTGACGCTGGAACAGCTCTACATCGTCGCGCTCGTGACCGGCGTCTGCACGGTCTTCTTCGACGTCTCCTACCAGTCTTACCTCCCCGCGCTGGTGGACCGTCCAAACTTGCTCGAGGGCAACACGAAGCTCGAGATCAGCCGCTCCACCGCGCAGGTCGCGGGGCCGGCCGTCGCCGGTTTCCTGATCCAGTGGATCGGGGGCGCGAGGGCGGTTGCCGTCGATGCGCTGTCGTTTCTCCTTTCCGCGCTGGCTCTGATCGCGATCAAAACGCCCGAGCCCCAGCCGAAGCCGAGCACGGCGAGTGGGGCGATCGGCTTCATTCCCGAAGTGAAGGAGGGGCTCGAGGTGGTGTTCAAGAACCCGCTCTTGTGGCGGATCGCCGGTTGCACCGCGACAACGAACCTCGGCTCGAACATTATCTTCGGCGCCGTCTTCCTGGTGTTTGCCTATCGCCGGCTGCACCTATCCGCCGCCGAGGTTGGCATCGTCTTCGCCGTGGGCAGCGTCGGGGGCTTGATCGGCGCATTCCTGGCCGCCTGGGTCGCTCGCAGGCTGGGCATCGGGCCCACCCTGGGAGGGTCGATCGCTGTGGGCGGACTCGCCCTGCTGGCGACCCCGGTCGCTCTCGTCGCCCCGCCGGTGCCGGTGCTCGCGGCGCTTGGCTTTCTCGAGGGTCTGACCGGCCCGATCTACAACATCAGCCAGGTGAGCCTGCGACAGGCGATCACCCCGGACCGGGTCCAGGGGCGCATGAACGCCACGATGCGAACCATCGTCTGGGGCACGATCCCGATCGGGGCGTTCGTCGGCGGGATCCTGGGAACCTCGATCGGCCTCGTGCAGACGATTGTGCTCGGCGGCATCCTGTCGCTGTTGGCCGCGCTCTGGATCTTCCTTGGTCCGGTGATCCGGCTCAAGGAGCAGCCGGCGCCGGTAACGGCATGA
- a CDS encoding amidohydrolase family protein: MTSRLLIRDACLADGHSATLEVGVSLLVENGRIAWLSPEESDPGDAELLDGGGATIVPAFVDAHSHLTMPGGSHWIERGSDPPELLRETARRNADRLVQAGILWARDVGSPAGLDGRAVSLEVRQEMAGQAGTPYIRVAGTWIATDGYLPMTVPVKDGDGLRAAALAQLDSGTDFVKIMLDPPDRSDRCPFTADDVRKACKAVHSRGRKITAHATILDGARVGAEAGVDSIEHGMELDDATAATMRANNVALVSTLSVLASWATFARTTRIERFTSDESKRRLAARREGAFAAIKAAHRAGVRIAAGSDFGGGSVRAGHLAWEVEQLVEAGLEPHEALAAVTWRGGELLGVDHAGRLRPGDPADLVLVHGDPLSDPRALWRVWAVFKGGERVA, from the coding sequence ATGACCTCACGCCTGCTGATTCGTGACGCGTGCCTGGCCGATGGCCACTCGGCAACCCTGGAGGTCGGCGTCAGCCTCCTGGTCGAGAACGGCCGGATTGCGTGGCTGTCGCCCGAGGAGTCGGATCCCGGCGATGCCGAGCTGCTCGACGGCGGCGGCGCCACGATCGTGCCGGCCTTCGTGGATGCCCACAGTCACCTGACGATGCCCGGGGGCAGCCATTGGATCGAGCGCGGCTCGGACCCGCCCGAGCTCTTGCGCGAGACGGCGCGACGGAACGCGGATCGCCTGGTGCAGGCCGGCATCCTGTGGGCCCGCGACGTCGGCTCGCCGGCCGGCCTCGACGGCCGGGCGGTCAGTCTAGAGGTTCGCCAGGAGATGGCGGGGCAGGCCGGAACGCCGTATATCCGGGTCGCCGGGACCTGGATCGCGACCGACGGCTATCTGCCGATGACCGTGCCCGTCAAGGACGGCGACGGGCTGCGGGCGGCGGCGCTCGCGCAGCTCGACTCGGGAACCGACTTCGTCAAGATCATGCTCGACCCGCCGGACCGCTCCGACCGCTGTCCATTCACGGCGGATGACGTTCGCAAGGCGTGCAAGGCCGTGCACAGCCGAGGCCGGAAGATCACTGCCCACGCCACCATCCTCGACGGCGCGCGTGTCGGCGCCGAGGCCGGCGTGGATTCGATCGAGCACGGCATGGAGCTCGATGATGCGACCGCGGCCACCATGCGGGCGAACAACGTCGCGCTCGTCTCCACGCTCTCGGTCCTCGCGAGCTGGGCCACCTTCGCGCGGACGACCCGCATCGAGCGCTTCACCAGCGACGAGAGCAAGCGCCGGCTCGCGGCAAGGCGCGAAGGGGCGTTTGCGGCCATCAAGGCCGCGCACCGGGCCGGGGTCCGCATCGCGGCCGGCTCGGATTTCGGCGGCGGCTCCGTGCGCGCGGGCCACCTCGCCTGGGAGGTCGAGCAGCTGGTCGAGGCGGGGCTCGAGCCGCACGAGGCATTGGCCGCGGTGACCTGGCGAGGCGGCGAGCTGCTGGGTGTCGACCATGCGGGCCGGCTCCGGCCCGGTGATCCCGCCGACCTCGTCCTGGTGCATGGCGATCCCCTCAGCGATCCGCGCGCGCTCTGGCGGGTGTGGGCCGTCTTCAAGGGTGGCGAGCGGGTCGCGTAG